One window of the Podospora pseudopauciseta strain CBS 411.78 chromosome 4, whole genome shotgun sequence genome contains the following:
- a CDS encoding hypothetical protein (EggNog:ENOG503NUVP; CAZy:GH18; COG:G), with translation MKAFLCALVATGAAGALANDVSSSTLFHPVVNAREVEDELDKWLSAVQAQPIEALQSCPISCRKAGEDPWYLFPDVSQLTSCNETMLLNMVVQMAEDKETPTVIRACTADYDTSGSVKAAFMPDETRASLCTTANKALEVTSVHIHHPGKAGDFAVNHLLSAGRQVKSYLASQKPSCTNNAIAFGYSQTSLIGLFAGAEVHQHGVTSDVLDAFLKHAQDKSISGTTVVQLCGAKNRGADYSIGIVASSAKNLELVQEVVKTWADGKCVSQAGVGVDWMTVTLRVPSPVEELSRNGTISNGTSTSHQSSPRDLVGRSARLSPRADCRFTTVQAGEGCYAVAGRCGISQTQLVSYNRKDLCQSLILGERVCCSSGTLPSTLPPGNSDGTCKTRQVVLGDDCGSLANKCGISGDDFTKANPQSSLCSTLAEGQHVCCSQGKLPDLRPKKGADGYCAVYQTKRDDNCAKIAASNMLTVTELENFNKNTWGWNGCKLLYPDFTMCVSDGAAPMPAIVPNAMCGPTMNGTVRPPVGTNISTLNPCPLNVCCNIWGQCGMTDDFCVISKSETGAPGSSAPGKSGCVSNCGRDIIKGSTPPARFKLGYFEGWNFNRECLTMDASQIDTDTYTHIHFAFPNVTRGDFRIEITDPLVKEQFEAFKQLQGVKKIVSLGGWDFSALPGTFDILREAAQPRNRDVFKRNIISFINEHNLDGIDLDWEYPGAPDIPDIPADDPVNGLNYYRLLASIKQEVGTSKTVSFAAPASFWYLRAFPIKQMAEALDYIVFMAYDLHGQWDAGNKWTSPGCPSGSCLRSHVNETETKDALSMITKAGAPSNKILVGVTSYGRSFKMAQAGCDGENCLFTGDNRNSQAAKGRCTAFSGYIANAELDEIIASGRVNKRYTKEGSNIMVYDDTEWVAWMDDEMKAKRTEFYHSHNFLGTTDWAVDLQEWMDGSGSITDDTEDKLIYEELPACTGQYTTLKQLEDRKGSIPSHCLEQYIVDVQVAIFDGALKKYQKLIDDGYDKKFSVWEGYVKEQIPGQIKNFMATDKVDKYFKCGEMKTVTCCDTCTNAWCGAACERFAGCKNGKQMVPRDKCPRVEFDPEPGFNSKHPNTTFTLTDRDGFFKDIFDTWGIEKDWIRFAKRQMSLANGCQFSDADKVRDCINWNSIHFHDFPTMDSGKVRLSNPKDVITEALPGAQDLLNRYRDMKVFAEFEHDIEMSDLTDAGSLPAFAVEEAVAQMDKIVEEAKEIEKRRREEFILNMIMGFLFFIPFIGPTGGGLIATSVRGLLTLIGVAGEVGVAVYSVVKDPDNAFTTVVGTLLGMGFSRGGFRGAANTRRGMSSTEYNSLGNIKPKLDTIGNLRGGMCAL, from the exons ATGAAGGCGTTTCTATGCGCCCTCGTAGCCACAGGGGCAGCCGGGGCCTTGGCAAACGACGTATCCTCCTCTACTCTCTTCCATCCCGTTGTCAACGCCCGGGAAGTGGAAGATGAGCTCGACAAGTGGCTCTCCGCAGTACAAGCGCAGCCTATCGAGGCACTGCAATCATGTCCTATTTCCTGCCGTAAGGCGGGCGAGGACCCGTGGTACCTGTTTCCAGATGTGTCTCAACTGACATCTTGCAACGAGACCATGTTGCTAAACATGGTCGTCCAAATGGCCGAGGATAAGGAGACGCCTACCGTCATCAGGGCATGCACAGCAGACTACGACACTTCAGGCTCTGTGAAGGCCGCCTTCATGCCGGACGAAACCCGGGCGTCCTTGTGCACAACCGCCAACAAGGCCTTGGAAGTAACCTCTGTCCACATTCACCACCCCGGCAAGGCTGGCGACTTCGCGGTGAACCACCTGTTATCCGCTGGTCGCCAGGTGAAGAGCTACCTCGCGTCTCAAAAGCCGTCATGCACCAACAATGCCATTGCCTTTGGCTACTCGCAAACGTCACTCATCGGTCTTTTCGCCGGCGCCGAGGTGCACCAGCATGGTGTGACATCAGATGTGCTTGATGCTTTCCTCAAGCATGCCCAAGACAAGTCCATCTCGGGAACTACTGTGGTGCAGCTGTGTGGAGCCAAGAACCGAGGTGCCGACTACAGCATCGGCATCGTGGCCAGCAGCGCCAAGAATCTCGAACTTGTCCAGGAGGTGGTCAAGACATGGGCCGACGGCAAATGTGTCTCCCAGGCGGGCGTGGGCGTGGACTGGATGACGGTCACTCTACGCGTTCCGAGTCCCGTAGAAGAACTGTCCAGGAACGGCACCATTTCGAACGGAACCAGCACCTCTCACCAGTCGAGTCCTCGTGATCTCGTCGGCCGCTCTGCGAGACTCAGCCCGCGGGCCGACTGCAGGTTCACCACTGTGCAAGCAGGCGAGGGTTGCTATGCTGTGGCAGGACGATGCGGGATTTCACAAACCCAGCTAGTATCCTACAACCGAAAAGATCTTTGCCAATCGCTCATTTTAGGCGAGCGAGTCTGTTGCAGCAGCGGCACTTTGCCCAGTACCCTTCCTCCCGGAAACTCGGACGGCACGTGCAAGACGCGCCAGGTTGTGTTGGGCGATGACTGTGGTTCACTGGCCAACAAATGT GGAATCTCTGGAGATGACTTTACCAAGGCCAATCCTCAGAGCAGCCTATGCTCCACCCTTGCCGAGGGTCAACATGTGTGTTGTAGTCAGGGGAAGTTGCCCGACTTGAGGCCCAAAAAGGGCGCCGACGGCTACTGCGCTGTGTACCAAACCAAAAGAGACGACAACTGTGCCAAAATTGCAGCGAGCAACATGCTCACCGTGACTGAGCTCGAGAACTTCAACAAGAACACGTGGGGCTGGAACGGCTGCAAGCTGCTGTACCCCGATTTCACCATGTGTGTCAGCGACGGAGCTGCCCCCATGCCTGCTATTGTTCCC AATGCAATGTGCGGACCGACCATGAACGGCACCGTCCGGCCCCCTGTAGGGACCAACATCAGCACGTTAAACCCGTGCCCCCTCAACGTATGCTGTAATATCTGGGGGCAGTGCGGCATGACGGATGACTTTTGTGTCATTTCCAAGTCAGAGACGGGTGCTCCGGGTTCTTCGGCGCCGGGAAAATCAGGGTGCGTCAGCAACTGCGGCAGAGACATCATCAAGGGTTCCACGCCGCCGGCCAGGTTCAAGCTTGGCTACTTTGAGGGCTGGAACTTCAACCGCGAGTGCTTGACCATGGATGCCAGCCAGATCGACACCGACACATACACCCACATTCACTTTGCCTTCCCCAACGTCACGCGTGGCGACTTTCGCATTGAGATCACGGACCCCCTGGTGAAGGAGCAGTTTGAGGCCTTCAAGCAGCTCCAGGGTGTCAAGAAGATTGTATCACTTGGCGGATGGGATTTCTCTGCTTTGCCCGGCACGTTCGATATTCTACGCGAAGCTGCCCAACCACGCAATCGCGACGTGTTCAAGCGGAACATCATCTCCTTTATAAACGAGCACAATCTAGATGGCATCGATCTCGACTGGGAATACCCAGGAGCCCCTGACATCCCTGACATCCCCGCTGACGATCCGGTCAATGGTCTTAACTACTACCGACTCTTGGCCAGCATCAAGCAGGAGGTAGGCACGTCCAAGACGGTCTCGTTCGCAGCCCCGGCGTCCTTCTGGTACCTCCGTGCTTTCCCCATCAAGCAAATGGCGGAAGCTCTGGATTACATCGTCTTCATGGCATATGACTTGCACGGCCAGTGGGATGCTGGTAACAAGTGGACATCTCCCGGTTGCCCGAGTGGCAGCTGCCTGCGGTCCCATGTCAACGAGACCGAGACCAAGGACGCACTTTCCATGATCACCAAGGCTGGTGCCCCCTCCAACAAGATCTTGGTCGGTGTGACGAGCTATGGGCGGTCTTTCAAGATGGCCCAGGCCGGCTGTGATGGTGAGAACTGTCTGTTCACGGGCGATAACCGCAATTCCCAGGCCGCCAAAGGCCGGTGCACAGCATTTTCCGGCTACATTGCCAATGCCGAACTAGACGAGATCATTGCTTCCGGCAGGGTCAACAAGCGATACACAAAAGAAGGCTCCAACATCATGGTGTACGACGACACAGAATGGGTGGCCTGGATGGACGACGAGATGAAGGCGAAGAGAACAGAGTTCTACCACTCGCATAACTTTTTGGGCACGACAGATTGGGCCGTAGACCTTCAAgagtggatggatgggtctGGCAGCATCACGGACGACACCGAGGACAAACTGATCTACGAGGAGCTCCCTGCTTGCACAGGGCAGTACACCACACTCAAGCAGCTCGAGGACCGTAAGGGGTCTATTCCGTCGCACTGCCTGGAACAATACATCGTCGATGTCCAGGTTGCCATTTTCGACGGCGCGCTCAAGAAGTACCAGAAGCTCATCGATGATGGCTACGACAAGAAGTTCTCGGTTTGGGAGGGCTATGTCAAGGAGCAGATCCCCGGGCAGATCAAGAATTTCATGGCCACCGACAAGGTCGATAAGTACTTCAAGTGCGGCGAGATGAAGACAGTTACCTGCTGTGACACATGTACCAACGCGTGGTGTGGAGCCGCGTGTGAAAGATTTGCTGGCTGTAAGAATGGAAAGCAAATGGTACCCAGGGACAAATGCCCCAGGGTCGAATTTGATCCTGAGCCGGGCTTCAACAGTAAacaccccaacaccacttTCACGCTGACGGACCGGGACGGCTTCTTCAAGGATATCTTTGACACATGGGGCATTGAGAAGGACTGGATCAGGTTTGCCAAACGCCAGATGTCACTCGCCAACGGGTGCCAGTTCTCGGACGCGGACAAGGTCAGGGACTGCATCAACTGGAACAGTATACATTTCCACGACTTCCCCACCATGGACAGCGGCAAAGTGAGGCTCAGCAACCCCAAAGACGTCATTACCGAGGCCCTTCCCGGGGCGCAGGACCTGCTCAACCGCTACCGTGACATGAAGGTGTTTGCCGAGTTTGAGCACGACATTGAAATGTCTGACCTTACCGACGCTGGCTCGCTGCCGGCCTTTGCCGTGGAAGAGGCTGTTGCACAAATGGACAAGATTGTCGAAGAGGCCAAGGAGATcgagaagaggaggcgggaAGAATTCATCCTGAACATGATCATGGGTTTCCTATTCTTCATTCCCTTCATCGGACCTACCGGAGGCGGTCTCATTGCGACGAGCGTGCGTGGGCTGCTGACGCTCATTGGCGTTGCCGGCGAAGTCGGCGTGGCTGTGTACAGCGTCGTCAAGGACCCGGACAACGCATTTACCACTGTCGTCGGCACGCTGTTGGGCATGGGCTTCAGCCGCGGCGGCTTTCGGGGTGCGGCCAACACGAGGCGGGGGATGAGCTCGACGGAGTACAACAGCCTTGGTAACATCAAGCCCAAGCTTGACACAATTGGCAATCTTCGGGGTGGCATGTGTGCTCTGTGA
- a CDS encoding hypothetical protein (EggNog:ENOG503P76R) has protein sequence MKIPFALTLAFFITSVWAGGYQNCLERVWLFQAYLIDQQNPEADRQIGYQCSNWNNYQSKCIGNWVPCRGRQGRRQCNFDDFQLFLGNLRPGMAGVTQAATRADGSLDVERTATNCLWTWRDHGRPPYNFRGYKAVKHGRNNHNDFIYRIGQITNDNYNKPAVRAAAGAQAFRNVDDTLSKITTARVADHGRHLIPAARNALPGVTIWEKNFGPSPYYRDGYVPPAGVDPDERQWKTVDWEGTINSPNNPSDTRTRVRNWLNTYYRGDAANINARDHWQVLRSYKNISDRTNRCRRR, from the coding sequence ATGAAGATCCCTTTTGCCCTTACTCTTGCCTTCTTCATCACGTCTGTGTGGGCAGGGGGGTACCAAAACTGCCTCGAGAGGGTTTGGCTGTTTCAGGCCTATCTCATCGATCAACAGAATCCCGAGGCAGACCGCCAGATTGGTTATCAATGCAGCAATTGGAACAACTACCAATCTAAATGTATAGGCAATTGGGTGCCTTGCCGGGGGAGACAGGGACGCCGCCAGTGCAACTTTGACGATTTCCAGCTCTTTTTGGGCAACCTGCGGCCGGGAATGGCCGGCGTGACACAGGCTGCTACAAGGGCGGACGGCTCTCTGGACGTTGAGAGGACTGCGACCAACTGTCTCTGGACTTGGAGAGACCATGGGCGGCCCCCTTACAACTTCAGGGGATACAAGGCGGTCAAGCATGGACGCAATAATCACAACGACTTCATCTACCGGATCGGCCAGATCACGAACGACAACTACAACAAGCCAGCCGTGAGAGCGGCCGCCGGTGCGCAAGCCTTCCGCAACGTCGACGACACGCTGTCCAAGATCACCACAGCTCGTGTTGCAGACCACGGCCGTCACTTGATCCCCGCTGCCCGCAACGCTCTCCCCGGTGTTACGATCTGGGAAAAGAACTTTGGCCCGAGTCCGTACTATCGCGACGGCTATGTACCACCCGCCGGCGTCGATCCAGACGAGAGGCAGTGGAAGACGGTCGACTGGGAGGGTACCATCAACAGCCCCAATAACCCTTCCGACACCCGCACTCGCGTCCGGAACTGgcttaatacttattatcgGGGTGATGCTGCCAATATTAATGCCCGAGACCACTGGCAAGTACTCAGATCGTACAAGAATATCAGCGACCGGACAAACCGTTGCCGAAGGCGTTAG
- a CDS encoding hypothetical protein (EggNog:ENOG503P4K9), translated as MTTATVATFHPFPRLPSVLRSRIWELSVEPRIVEVRVVHHDPRTVKVTDPDSWTDAWMKKRLPPVRHLRSHTQAPAQLHACSEAREHLSKYPNGGYQKAFSEIMTTATDGFDPVPEDDPQGERNRYVWFNFGIDVMSVGATDLHDFRAVAHQVRRLRLERELSSEYFSYTESKLFRKFRNLAEVHLVCLDGVLAGYGVTNDIYFPCGPENVYFVDPEEMGGKVMNSVDLDAMMDGECEEFDRTE; from the coding sequence AtgaccaccgccaccgttGCGACgttccaccccttcccccgtcTGCCATCCGTGCTCCGGTCTCGTATCTGGGAGCTGAGCGTCGAACCCCGCATCGTCGAGGTGCGCGTGGTCCACCATGACCCGAGGACCGTCAAGGTCACCGATCCAGACTCGTGGACGGACGCATGGATGAAGAAACGTCTGCCACCAGTGCGCCACCTTCGTTCCCACACCCAGGCGCCGGCTCAACTGCACGCTTGCAGTGAAGCCCGTGAGCACCTGAGCAAGTACCCCAACGGTGGATACCAAAAAGCCTTCTCCGAGATCATGACCACCGCTACCGACGGGTTCGACCCCGTGCCCGAGGACGACCCGCAGGGCGAGCGGAACCGCTATGTCTGGTTCAACTTTGGCATCGACGTGATGTCGGTTGGGGCGACGGATCTCCACGACTTTCGTGCTGTTGCTCACCAGGTCCGACGGCTGCGACTGGAGAGGGAGCTCTCTAGCGAGTATTTCTCCTACACCGAGTCGAAATTGTTCAGGAAGTTTCGCAACCTCGCCGAGGTTCATCTGGTCTGTCTGGACGGTGTGCTGGCGGGTTATGGGGTTACGAATGACATTTACTTTCCTTGCGGGCCTGAGAATGTATACTTTGTCGATCCTGAAGAGATGGGGGGCAAGGTGATGAACAGCGTTGATTTGGATGccatgatggatggagaGTGCGAGGAATTTGACAGGACGGAGTGA